In Daphnia pulicaria isolate SC F1-1A chromosome 5, SC_F0-13Bv2, whole genome shotgun sequence, a single genomic region encodes these proteins:
- the LOC124341449 gene encoding melanopsin-A-like, giving the protein MHNRIRMAIPTTSNIYPDVSDAVLAGFGLVVAKEQQWHQEDIMANALLRNSSFDNTTASSNGDQQTDSELAHLLMPVWAYQSAAAYLICISVLGLLMNIVVVLVIVNDPQKMTPLNWMLLNLACSDGMIAGFGTPISAAAALQYNWPFSDELCVAYAMIMSTTGIGSITTLTALALWRCQLVVYCPANRNGAFSGGGGGSAKLGRVQAAVLLTLIWSYALAVTCPPLFGWGRYDREAADISCSVNWESKMANNRSYILYMFAFGLLVPFLVIVVSYVSILRVVKKTKEMRRKSQASLTGYNMHSKEKKSRRAESDSDQQHPSSTNNKMKSRSKNKIKRSISNSDAAEKRVTVMVACMVGAFMTAWTPYSILALFETFIGVADHSAGPGRNISLHDNQPNEEDNYFYYVGSISPAFATIPSLFAKSSAVFNPLIYGLLNTQFRSAWEKFTTRFLRPRPRRHRHRRNSKDLAVNISGIAKPNRKKEWWQLLSCAGGNSTSLRQSATVHLSMKEIVSNESQLAYVMANTVGGQQQAVSARQGDQEDQDDQQRRRPKNPAKTSCSSSMSDPETFVTQEQTIQMKSFRNRRPLSVQQQPPQKPEEQPAQEQKAATTKLAAVGMISESTSCSCTNGDHNVVTTTTLEEEVSVFSADASADNDIAQK; this is encoded by the exons ATGCACAACCGGATCAGGATGGCCATCCCTACGACTTCAAACATTTACCCGGACGTTTCAGACGCTGTCCTTGCCGGATTCGGTCTAGTCGTCGCCAAAGAGCAGCAATGGCACCAAGAAGATATAATGGCCAACGCTTTGTTACGCAACTCGTCGTTCGACAACACAACTGCATCATCAAATGGCGACCAACAGACAGACAGTGAATTGGCCCATTTGCTGATGCCCGTCTGGGCCTACCAGTCGGCCGCCGCTTATTTGATCTGCATCAGTGTCCTCGGTCTCTTGATGaacatcgtcgtcgtcctcgtcaTCGTCAACGATCCGCAG AAGATGACACCGCTGAATTGGATGCTGCTCAATTTGGCCTGCTCAGACGGAATGATTGCCGGATTCGG GACGCCCATCTCGGCAGCTGCTGCTCTGCAATATAATTGGCCCTTTAGCGATGAATTGTGCGTCGCCTACGCCATGATCATGTCCACTACGG GAATCGGATCGATCACGACATTGACGGCGCTGGCCTTGTGGCGATGTCAACTGGTCGTGTACTGCCCGGCAAATCGGAACGGGGCCTtcagtggcggcggcggcggcagcgccAAACTGGGCCGGGTTCAGGCCGCCGTTTTGCTGACTCTCATCTGGTCCTATGCGTTGGCCGTCACTTGCCCGCCGCTGTTCGGCTGGGGACGCTACGACCGAGAAGCCGCCGACATCAG TTGCTCGGTCAACTGGGAGTCCAAGATGGCCAACAACCGGTCTTACATCCTCTACATGTTCGCCTTTGGATTGCTCGTCCCGTTTCTCGTCATCGTCGTCTCCTATGTCAGCATCTTGCGTGTCGTCAAAAAG ACGAAAGAAATGAGGAGAAAATCGCAGGCCTCTTTGACGGGTTACAACATGCACAGCAAGGAAAAGAAGAGCCGGCGAGCAGAGTCCGACTCGGATCAACAACATCCATCGTCTacgaataataaaatgaaatctcggtcgaaaaataaaatcaagcgGAGCATCAGCAACAGCGACGCGGCCGAGAAGCGAGTGACGGTGATGGTGGCCTGTATGGTCGGCGCCTTTATGACCGCCTGGACTCCTTATTCCATTCTGGCCCTCTTCGAGACTTTCATCGGAGTCGCCGACCATTCCGCCGGACCAGGCAGGAACATTTCGTTACACGACAACCAGCCAAATGAGGAAGACAATTACTTTTATTACGTCGGGTCTATTTCGCCGGCATTCGCCACCATTCCGTCACTATTTGCTAAATCATCCGCCGTTTTTAATCCGCTCATCTACGGACTACTCAACACTCAG TTCCGATCGGCTTGGGAGAAATTTACGACTCGCTTCCTACGTCCACGACCACGTCGACACCGTCATCGCCGCAACAGCAAAGATTTGGCGGTGAACATTTCCGGCATCGCCAAGCCcaataggaaaaaagaatgGTGGCAATTGCTGAGTTGCGCAGGTGGCAATTCGACGTCTCTGAGGCAATCGGCCACTGTCCACCTGTCGATGAAGGAAATCGTTTCCAACGAGTCGCAATTGGCTTACGTCATGGCCAACACGGTGGGGGGCCAGCAGCAGGCCGTTAGCGCCCGTCAAGGAGATCAAGAAGATCAAGACGATCAGCAACGACGACGGCCGAAAAATCCGGCCAAGACATCGTGTTCATCATCAATGTCCGATCCAGAAACATTCGTCACTCAAGAGCAGACGATCCAGATGAAATCCTTCCGGAATCGACGTCCGCTcagcgtccagcagcagccgccccAGAAGCCGGAAGAGCAGCCAGCACAAGAACAAAAGGCCGCCACCACCAAGTTGGCGGCAGTCGGAATGATTTCAGAATCGACCAGCTGCTCGTGCACCAACGGCGACCACAATGTCGTCACGACCACCACATTGGAGGAGGAAGTTTCGGTTTTCTCGGCGGATGCGTCAGCTGACAACGACATTGCCCAAAAGTGA
- the LOC124340713 gene encoding rhodopsin, deep-sea form-like, translated as MLKHNRTGMAIFMTLNIYLSVSEAVLVGFSSVVAKEQWHPKDLIANNAYLLRNSSFDNTTASNGDEPSELAHLLMPIWAYQLAAGYLIFISVLGLLMNIVVVLVIVNDPQKMTPLNWMLLNLACSDGLIAGFGTPISAAAALQYDWPFSDELCVAYAMIMSTTGIGSITTLTALALWRCQLVVYCPANRNGAFSGVGGGSGKLGRVQAAVLLTLIWSYSLAVTCPPLFGWGRFDREAAHISCSVNWESKMANNRSFILYMFAFGLFVPLVVIVVSYFSILRVVKKRSRNSDAAEKRVTVMVACMVGAFLAAWTPYSILALFETFIGTNGEDNFLDDDVATISPAFATIPSLFAKSSAVLNPLIYGLLNTQFRSAWQKFTTRFLRPRPRRHRRRRNSKDLVLNISGISKPSKRKREVWQLLSCNVGSSLPSDVKSSASVHLSMKEIVSNESQLAYVMANAVTGQQVVNSAHQSGENQDPQKQRRRPKNPAKTSCSSSMSDPETFVTQEQTIQMKSFRNRRPLSVQQQPKPEEQPVPELKATTKLVVVIRMISESTSYSCNNGDHNVVTTTTLESEGGSVFSADATADDNDIAQK; from the exons ATGCTGAAGCACAACCGAACGGGGATGGCCATCTTTATGACTTTAAACATTTACCTTAGTGTTTCAGAAGCTGTCCTCGTCGGATTCAGTTCAGTCGTCGCCAAAGAGCAATGGCACCCAAAAGATTTGATTGCCAATAACGCTTATTTATTACGTAACTCTTCGTTCGACAATACGACTGCATCTAATGGCGACGAACCGTCAGAATTGGCCCATTTGCTAATGCCAATTTGGGCCTACCAGTTGGCCGCCGGTTATTTGATCTTCATCAGCGTCCTCGGTCTCTTGATGaacatcgtcgtcgtcctcgtcaTCGTCAACGATCCGCAG AAAATGACGCCACTGAATTGGATGTTGCTCAACTTGGCCTGCTCCGACGGATTGATTGCCGGATTCGG GACGCCCATCTCGGCAGCTGCTGCTCTGCAATATGATTGGCCCTTTAGCGATGAATTGTGCGTCGCCTACGCCATGATCATGTCCACTACGG GAATCGGATCGATTACGACATTGACGGCGCTGGCCTTGTGGCGATGTCAACTGGTCGTGTACTGCCCGGCAAATCGGAACGGGGCCTTCAGTGGCGTCGGCGGTGGCAGCGGCAAACTGGGCCGGGTTCAGGCCGCCGTTTTGCTGACTCTCATCTGGTCCTATTCGCTGGCCGTCACTTGTCCGCCGCTGTTCGGTTGGGGACGCTTTGACAGAGAAGCCGCCCACATAAg TTGCTCGGTCAACTGGGAGTCCAAGATGGCCAACAACCGGTCCTTCATCCTCTACATGTTCGCCTTTGGATTATTCGTCCCGTTGGTCGTCATCGTCGTCTCCTATTTCAGCATCCTGCGCGTCGTCAAAAAG CGAAGCCGCAACAGCGACGCGGCCGAGAAACGGGTGACGGTGATGGTGGCCTGTATGGTCGGCGCCTTTCTGGCCGCCTGGACTCCTTATTCCATTCTGGCCCTCTTCGAGACTTTCATCGGA ACCAATGGGGAAGACAATTTTTTGGATGATGACGTCGCAACTATTTCGCCGGCATTCGCCACCATTCCGTCGCTATTTGCTAAATCATCCGCCGTCCTCAATCCGCTCATCTACGGACTTCTCAACACTCAG TTCCGATCGGCTTGGCAGAAATTTACGACTCGCTTCCTACGTCCACGACCACGTCGACACCGTCGTCGCCGCAACAGCAAAGATTTGGTGTTGAACATTTCTGGCATCAGCAAACcatcaaagagaaagagagaagtttGGCAATTGCTGAGTTGCAATGTTGGCAGTTCACTGCCGTCTGATGTGAAGTCATCGGCGTCTGTCCACCTGTCGATGAAGGAAATCGTTTCCAACGAGTCGCAATTGGCTTACGTCATGGCCAACGCCGTGACGGGCCAACAGGTCGTTAATAGCGCCCATCAAAGCGGAGAGAATCAAGACCCTCAAAAACAACGACGACGGCCGAAAAATCCGGCCAAGACATCGTGTTCATCATCAATGTCCGATCCAGAAACATTCGTCACTCAAGAGCAGACGATCCAGATGAAATCCTTCCGGAATCGTCGTCCACTCAGCGTCCAGCAACAGCCAAAGCCAGAAGAGCAGCCAGTGCCAGAATTAAAAGCAACCACCAAATTGGTGGTGGTCATCCGGATGATTTCAGAATCGACCAGCTACTCGTGCAACAATGGCGACCACAACGTCGTCACGACCACCACATTGGAGTCTGAGGGAGGTTCGGTTTTCTCGGCGGATGCGACAGCTGATGACAACGACATTGCCCAAAAGTGA